The Montipora capricornis isolate CH-2021 chromosome 1, ASM3666992v2, whole genome shotgun sequence genome contains a region encoding:
- the LOC138042791 gene encoding uncharacterized protein encodes MAVGKKYFDSTNLLHLTMALSLLRPDLQGFLGQNTTPPMPVVAYPHNYTGVAFAPSSTSNFNFPIGPKEIVAQGNPFSEFLDWHTASQNQLDTDAVAMLFNGESHAPRETRTSFSAELDSGYCSDGGRSPSALSSVSGSPPHDLESSCGNFQAPEEFNNAGAASGFSLADQDLLKGFDFELEDYIDLDSIYDEPPQKKAFTPEQQSFYPIVKTEPLSPVDAYTRKVPNSPHESYVPTDFIRKDPFEAISLEEPFSFDGLEQLDPYSIDFSATNEEFQESGTQGDAAFDFVSFADNLDYSNDLPLDIFDPRPVVETTVESKHDNLLPLGQEPLPVFSEATATRNDSGGSFTELSSLSQSYTGDWESAPLPLLSSVTVKQEKTDFPDQPASTSTRFTPVKVPRDAYKDARPKVASSSTASRFASEDEIVDMTISEFNTFLETLPEPQAQRARDIRRRGKNKVAARLCRKRKIELVADIEEDIDSLKQKKEEILKERKKLHDENSYYKNKINELQDHLFRSLRDESGKPLSSKEYSLFQGANGSVYVGKNIDSESRKKQ; translated from the exons ATGGCTGttggcaaaaaatatttcgaCTCTACGAACTTGCTACATCTTACGATGGCCCTCTCACTTCTCAGACCCGATCTTCAAGGGTTTCTGGGCCAAAATACAACTCCGCCGATGCCAGTTGTTGCGTACCCTCACAATTACACTGGAGTAGCATTTGCGCCAAGCAGCACAAGCAACTTCAACTTTCCAATTGGACCAAAAGAAATAGTAGCACAAGGCAACCCATTCAGTGAGTTTCTAGATTGGCATACGGCAAGTCAGAACCAACTTGACACAGATGCAGTTGCCATGCTATTTAATGGAGAGAGTCACGCACCCAGAGAAACACGCACGTCTTTCAGTGCTGAATTGGATAGCGGTTATTGCTCCGACGGTGGTCGATCGCCATCCGCTCTTTCCTCAGTCAGTGGTTCTCCTCCTCACGATCTCGAGTCAAGCTGTGGCAATTTTCAAGCACCCGAAGAATTCAACAATGCTGGTGCAGCCAGTGGATTTTCCTTGGCTGATCAAGATCTTTTGAAGGGATTTGATTTTGAACTGGAGGATTACATTGACCTGGACTCTATTTACGATGAACCTCCTCAAAAGAAAGCCTTTACACCAGAGCAGCAATCATTTTACCCTATTGTCAAGACCGAACCATTGAGCCCGGTCGACGCTTACACCAGGAAAGTTCCAAACAGCCCTCACGAATCGTACGTTCCAACCGatttcatcagaaaggaccCTTTCGAAGCAATTTCTTTAGAAGAGCCTTTCTCATTTGATGGTTTAGAACAGCTCGACCCATACTCCATTGATTTCTCTGCCACAAACGAAGAATTTCAAGAATCTGGGACACAAGGAGACGCGGCTTTCGATTTTGTATCTTTTGCCGATAATTTGGACTATTCAAATGATCTGCCATTAGACATTTTTGATCCTCGCCCAGTGGTTGAAACTACAGTCGAGAGTAAACACGATAACTTGCTCCCGCTTGGCCAGGAACCTCTGCCAGTTTTTTCAGAAGCAACAGCGACAAGAAACGACAGTGGTGGATCTTTTACTG AGTTATCTTCCTTAAGTCAGTCCTATACTGGAGACTGGGAAAGTGCACCATTACCACTCCTATCAAGTGTAACAGTAAAGCAAGAGAAAACTGATTTTCCAGACCAACCAGCAAGCACATCGACTAGATTTACGCCAGTAAAAGTGCCAAGAGATGCATACAAAGATGCAAGGCCTAAGGTTGCTTCGTCCTCAACAGCATCAAGATTTGCCTCGGAAGATGAAATAGTTGATATGACTATCAGCGAATTTAACACCTTTTTGGAAACACTGCCTGAACCACAAGCACAAAGAGCAAGGGACATTCGTAGAAGAGGAAAGAATAAGGTTGCAGCACGACTGTGTCGTAAAAGGAAGATAGAGCTTGTTGCAGATATTGAAGAAGACATAGACAGTCTTAAACAGAAGAAAGAAGAGATActtaaagaaaggaagaaacttCATGATGAGAATTCCTactacaaaaataaaattaatgaactGCAAGATCATCTCTTTAGAAGTCTAAGAGATGAAAGTGGCAAACCGCTTTCATCGAAAGAATATTCACTATTTCAAGGTGCCAATGGTAGCGTGTATGTAGGCAAGAATATTGACTCTGAATCACGAAAAAAACAGTAG